A section of the Pedobacter sp. HDW13 genome encodes:
- a CDS encoding type IX secretion system membrane protein PorP/SprF, translating into MKKILTITALILLTKLSSAQQDAQFSQYMFNGIYINPAYAGYREQLNVHAFYRNQWTGLTGSPKTMSVAVDAIANNGNVGLALQLSGDRLGAQRNQSVYANYAYRIRLNADGTSRLALGLGVGAVQLGIDGAMLNPNDFEVYQPTGMESTIVPDARAGVYFANDQLYAGISADNLVSQYIDIDRYAFIPQPKPHYYLTAGMLIPLSQDILLKPSFLLKDDRGGPSSIDLNAFVILNEKLWLGGSYRTGIKLYNKDYLQKDLSKMNSAVAAVQLFPTNNLRIGYAYDFSIGALQQYSGGTHEISISYFFNKKNMRMLTPRIF; encoded by the coding sequence ATGAAAAAAATACTCACCATAACAGCCTTAATTTTATTGACTAAGCTTTCTTCTGCACAGCAGGATGCACAGTTTAGCCAGTACATGTTTAATGGCATTTACATTAACCCTGCCTATGCAGGTTACCGCGAACAGTTAAACGTACATGCTTTTTATCGCAACCAGTGGACAGGGTTAACGGGTTCGCCAAAAACCATGTCGGTAGCGGTTGATGCCATTGCCAATAACGGAAATGTCGGGCTGGCCCTGCAACTCTCTGGCGATAGGCTTGGTGCACAAAGAAACCAGTCTGTTTATGCCAATTATGCCTATCGCATTCGTTTAAATGCCGATGGAACTTCGAGGCTGGCCCTGGGTTTGGGTGTAGGGGCAGTTCAGTTAGGAATTGATGGCGCAATGCTTAACCCCAACGATTTTGAAGTTTACCAGCCTACTGGCATGGAAAGCACCATTGTGCCCGATGCCCGTGCCGGTGTTTACTTCGCTAACGACCAGTTATATGCCGGTATTAGTGCCGATAACCTCGTTTCGCAGTATATAGATATTGATCGCTATGCCTTTATTCCGCAACCCAAACCACATTATTACCTTACTGCAGGCATGCTCATTCCCTTATCGCAGGATATCCTGTTAAAACCTTCTTTTTTATTGAAAGACGACCGTGGAGGACCAAGCAGCATAGATTTGAATGCCTTTGTAATTTTAAACGAAAAGCTCTGGTTGGGAGGATCGTACCGCACGGGAATTAAGCTGTACAATAAAGACTATCTGCAAAAAGATTTAAGCAAAATGAATTCGGCAGTGGCAGCAGTACAACTGTTTCCAACCAACAACCTGAGGATTGGTTATGCCTACGATTTTTCTATTGGTGCCCTGCAGCAATATAGCGGCGGAACACATGAAATATCAATCAGCTATTTTTTCAATAAAAAGAACATGCGCATGTTAACCCCAAGAATTTTTTAA
- a CDS encoding OmpA family protein, which produces MAHLSIPNFIAVNYKRFLATAMLTLLLLFGAKPGQAQYVLNAADAQYELFNYSKAINLYEQAYQKKPTQYTAERLYHCYAFINDYKQAESWSAIAAAMPDAKPENILAYAKALQQNSKYTEAKQQFQKYAATGETVAPADINRWLLSCDSALYWMKNPTSVIITNAAKLNSAQSDWGLNTFGNGVTFASDRGADGSVQNGSNRPFFKFDGTKKPDKNIYGWTGNHYLRLYTQRELTDSVSPFPIQTHTDYHMGPASFTQSGKEMYFTLTKIPKHPVYVKGKLATVNVEIYSAKLDEKGNWGSPLAFSYNKVDEYSVSDPFISADGNTLYFSSTMPGGLGGADIYFCLKRADGTWQLPVNLKALNTAGNERTPVLGGHQDFYFSSDGRVGMGGLDIYKANLVGDKISKIENMGYPLNSPQDDFAFLKTNALNGYLSSNRTGGLGNDDIYSFTAPQLLVFKLTGIVFDKRTNLPLNNALITLNKTNIQNLKVLTGDDGTFQFNLEKSADYELTGEKTAYRNDLAQVTTKGLTTSTMLKQNLYLEKIELEKAIKLENIYYDFDKSDIRPDAAIELNKLVKIMKDNPTIWIELGSHTDSRGNDQYNMQLSQNRANAAVQYIINQGIAPNRITAKGYGESQLLNKCANGVKCTAAEHQLNRRTEFKIVKL; this is translated from the coding sequence ATGGCTCATTTATCCATACCAAACTTTATTGCTGTTAACTACAAAAGATTTTTAGCTACGGCTATGTTAACCTTGCTGCTCCTTTTTGGCGCTAAACCTGGCCAGGCGCAATACGTGCTCAATGCTGCCGATGCCCAATACGAGCTTTTTAATTATAGCAAGGCCATAAACCTTTACGAACAGGCCTACCAAAAGAAACCAACGCAGTACACCGCCGAGCGGCTTTACCATTGTTATGCCTTTATCAACGATTACAAACAGGCCGAAAGCTGGAGTGCCATTGCCGCTGCAATGCCAGATGCGAAACCCGAAAATATACTGGCCTATGCCAAAGCCTTACAGCAAAATAGTAAGTACACCGAAGCCAAACAGCAATTTCAAAAATACGCTGCTACTGGCGAAACCGTTGCCCCTGCCGATATAAACCGCTGGTTATTGAGCTGCGATTCTGCTTTGTATTGGATGAAAAACCCCACATCGGTTATCATTACCAATGCCGCTAAACTTAATTCTGCCCAATCAGACTGGGGGCTTAACACGTTTGGTAACGGCGTAACTTTTGCTTCCGATCGCGGTGCTGATGGTTCAGTACAAAACGGTTCCAATCGGCCCTTTTTTAAATTTGATGGCACAAAGAAACCCGATAAAAATATTTACGGCTGGACCGGAAACCATTATTTACGCCTCTATACACAAAGGGAATTAACCGATAGCGTAAGTCCTTTTCCTATTCAAACCCACACCGATTATCATATGGGGCCTGCCAGCTTTACGCAAAGCGGAAAGGAAATGTATTTCACCTTAACCAAAATCCCAAAGCATCCGGTTTATGTAAAAGGCAAACTGGCTACCGTTAACGTAGAAATCTATTCGGCTAAGTTAGATGAAAAGGGAAATTGGGGTAGTCCTCTCGCTTTTAGCTATAATAAAGTGGATGAATATTCGGTTAGCGATCCTTTTATCAGTGCCGATGGCAATACCCTTTACTTCAGTTCAACTATGCCCGGCGGCCTGGGCGGGGCAGATATTTATTTTTGCCTGAAAAGAGCAGATGGTACCTGGCAGCTTCCCGTTAATTTGAAAGCACTGAATACTGCCGGTAACGAACGTACACCTGTGTTGGGCGGGCATCAGGATTTTTATTTCAGTAGCGATGGTCGGGTAGGTATGGGCGGATTGGATATTTATAAAGCCAATCTCGTAGGAGATAAAATCAGTAAGATCGAAAATATGGGCTACCCGCTCAATTCGCCTCAGGATGATTTTGCTTTTCTGAAAACTAATGCACTAAACGGATACCTGAGCTCCAATCGCACAGGTGGCTTAGGAAACGATGATATTTACAGCTTTACTGCACCTCAATTATTGGTATTTAAACTTACCGGAATTGTTTTCGATAAACGTACTAACCTTCCACTCAACAATGCGTTGATTACGTTAAATAAAACCAATATACAAAACCTGAAAGTGTTAACAGGTGATGATGGTACATTTCAGTTCAATTTAGAAAAATCGGCTGATTATGAACTTACGGGAGAGAAAACCGCTTACCGCAACGATTTGGCCCAGGTAACCACCAAAGGCCTTACCACCAGCACCATGCTTAAGCAAAATCTGTATCTGGAAAAAATAGAGCTCGAGAAAGCAATTAAGCTGGAAAATATTTATTATGATTTCGATAAATCTGATATCAGGCCTGATGCAGCTATTGAGCTTAACAAACTGGTTAAAATTATGAAAGATAACCCAACCATTTGGATTGAGCTGGGTTCGCATACCGATAGCCGGGGTAACGATCAATATAACATGCAGCTATCGCAAAACAGGGCCAATGCTGCCGTTCAGTACATCATTAACCAGGGCATTGCCCCGAACCGGATTACTGCTAAAGGTTATGGCGAATCGCAACTGCTTAATAAATGTGCTAACGGTGTAAAATGTACAGCAGCCGAACACCAGTTAAACCGGAGAACCGAATTTAAGATTGTAAAATTATAA
- the metE gene encoding 5-methyltetrahydropteroyltriglutamate--homocysteine S-methyltransferase, whose amino-acid sequence MQTHNLGYPRIGSNRELKKASEQYWAGKITLAELLSKGRNIADQNWKLQQEAGIDLIPSNDFSYYDQILDMSLTVGAIPKRYNQVVLQKTNNELDLYFAMARGYQKDGLDITAMEMTKWLDTNYHYIVPEFYKNQEFNLFSGKIVNEFVRAKQLGINSKPVIIGPVSYLLLGKEKETGFDKIDLIKKLLPVYLQILTELKDQGAEWIQFDEPFLALDINEKARAAYNYVYAEIRKQFPQLKVLVATYFEGLKDNLALATGLPVQALHIDLVRCPEQLDEVLNAIPATLSLSLGVVDGRNIWKNDFEQSLAIIKKAVAQLGSDRVLIAPSCSLLHSPCDLDLETNEETLTPEIKQWLAFAKQKIDEVVTLKALADETPGQEALTKLTENKNAIESRRTSTLIHNTTVKQRVSGITDKDAERENAFSIRKKTQQDILKLPLFPTTTIGSFPQTTEVRNWRAQFKKGEITPAEYDTLLKKETEEAIRWQEEIGIDVLVHGEFERNDMVEYFGEQLNGFTFTKNGWVQSYGSRCVKPPIIYGDVDRPKAMTVYWTAFAQSLTPILVKGMLTGPVTILQWSFVRNDQPRSVTCNQIALAIRDEVVDLENAGIKVIQIDEPAIREGLPLRQTDWQAYLKWAVTAFKISASGVKDETQIHTHMCYSEFNDIIQNIADMDADVITIECSRSQMELLDAFADFKYPNEIGPGVYDIHSPRVPSRAEMVQLLEKAKAVVPADQLWVNPDCGLKTRHWDETKKALIEMVAAAQEMREEVLA is encoded by the coding sequence ATGCAAACCCACAACCTAGGCTACCCGCGTATCGGGAGCAACAGAGAACTAAAAAAAGCCAGCGAGCAATATTGGGCCGGCAAAATTACTTTGGCAGAGCTGCTGAGCAAAGGCCGTAACATTGCCGATCAAAACTGGAAACTACAACAAGAGGCAGGTATCGACCTGATTCCTTCAAACGATTTTTCTTATTACGACCAGATCCTGGATATGTCGCTAACCGTAGGCGCCATTCCAAAACGTTATAACCAGGTGGTACTGCAGAAAACCAATAACGAACTCGATTTGTATTTTGCCATGGCCCGGGGCTACCAGAAAGATGGTTTAGACATTACCGCCATGGAAATGACCAAATGGCTCGATACCAATTACCATTACATTGTACCCGAATTTTATAAAAACCAGGAGTTTAACCTTTTCTCAGGCAAAATTGTAAACGAATTTGTAAGGGCAAAACAACTGGGCATTAACAGCAAACCTGTAATTATTGGGCCTGTTTCTTACCTGTTACTGGGCAAAGAAAAAGAAACCGGTTTTGATAAAATCGACTTGATTAAGAAACTGTTACCGGTTTACCTCCAGATTTTAACAGAGCTGAAAGATCAGGGAGCAGAGTGGATCCAGTTCGACGAACCGTTTTTAGCGTTAGATATTAACGAAAAAGCCCGTGCAGCCTACAATTATGTTTATGCCGAAATCAGGAAACAATTTCCGCAGCTTAAGGTATTGGTAGCCACTTATTTTGAGGGCTTAAAAGATAACCTTGCACTGGCTACCGGCTTACCTGTACAGGCTTTACACATCGATTTGGTACGTTGCCCTGAGCAGCTGGATGAAGTACTAAATGCCATTCCGGCTACATTAAGCTTATCTCTTGGAGTGGTTGATGGTAGAAATATCTGGAAAAATGATTTTGAGCAATCTTTAGCCATCATCAAAAAAGCAGTAGCCCAACTGGGTAGCGACCGCGTATTGATTGCGCCTTCGTGCTCATTATTGCATTCGCCTTGCGATCTGGACCTGGAAACCAACGAGGAAACCCTTACCCCCGAAATTAAGCAATGGCTGGCCTTTGCCAAACAGAAAATTGATGAGGTGGTTACCCTCAAAGCATTGGCTGATGAAACCCCCGGTCAGGAGGCACTGACTAAACTCACTGAAAACAAAAACGCCATTGAAAGCCGCAGAACTTCTACGCTGATCCATAACACAACAGTAAAGCAAAGGGTAAGTGGCATTACCGATAAAGATGCAGAACGCGAAAATGCCTTTTCGATCAGGAAAAAGACACAGCAGGATATTTTAAAACTGCCGCTTTTCCCTACTACAACTATCGGTTCTTTTCCACAAACTACCGAAGTTAGAAACTGGAGGGCACAATTTAAAAAGGGAGAAATTACACCTGCCGAATACGATACTTTATTAAAAAAGGAAACCGAAGAAGCCATTCGCTGGCAGGAAGAAATTGGCATTGATGTATTGGTACATGGCGAATTTGAGCGTAACGATATGGTAGAGTATTTTGGTGAGCAGCTTAACGGCTTTACCTTTACCAAAAATGGCTGGGTACAGAGCTACGGTAGCCGCTGCGTTAAACCCCCTATTATTTATGGTGATGTAGACCGCCCTAAAGCCATGACGGTTTACTGGACAGCATTTGCGCAATCGTTAACCCCAATCCTTGTAAAAGGCATGTTAACCGGTCCGGTTACGATATTGCAATGGTCTTTTGTACGTAACGACCAGCCGAGATCAGTTACCTGTAACCAAATTGCACTGGCTATCCGCGATGAAGTGGTAGACCTCGAAAATGCAGGAATAAAAGTCATTCAAATTGATGAGCCAGCCATACGCGAAGGCCTTCCGTTACGCCAAACAGATTGGCAGGCTTACCTGAAATGGGCGGTTACGGCCTTTAAAATTTCGGCAAGCGGTGTAAAAGACGAAACGCAGATCCATACTCACATGTGCTATTCGGAGTTTAACGATATTATCCAAAATATCGCCGATATGGATGCCGATGTAATTACAATTGAATGTTCGCGTTCGCAAATGGAACTGCTTGATGCCTTTGCCGACTTTAAATACCCGAACGAAATTGGGCCTGGTGTGTACGATATCCACTCGCCAAGGGTACCTTCAAGAGCAGAAATGGTGCAGCTTTTGGAAAAAGCGAAAGCTGTGGTTCCTGCCGATCAGCTTTGGGTAAACCCTGATTGTGGATTAAAAACCCGCCATTGGGATGAAACCAAAAAAGCACTGATTGAAATGGTGGCAGCAGCCCAGGAAATGCGCGAAGAGGTATTGGCGTAA
- a CDS encoding Lrp/AsnC family transcriptional regulator gives MSELDETDLLLLKILGNNSSYTTKELAAQVNLSPSPVFERVKRLENNGYIKKYIAILDAEKFNQGFIVFCNIKLKQHDRKIGHHFVADILKIDEVTECYNVSGDYDFILKVYARDMKHYQDFVFNKLGSVESIGSTHSTFVMAEIKNSHNINF, from the coding sequence ATGAGCGAGCTTGATGAAACTGATTTATTACTGTTGAAGATTTTAGGCAATAACTCCAGTTACACCACAAAAGAGCTGGCAGCGCAGGTAAACTTATCGCCGTCGCCGGTTTTTGAAAGGGTAAAACGGTTAGAAAACAATGGCTATATTAAAAAATACATCGCTATACTGGATGCGGAGAAATTTAACCAGGGCTTTATTGTTTTTTGTAACATTAAACTGAAACAGCATGACCGAAAAATCGGCCACCACTTTGTGGCCGATATTTTAAAAATAGATGAAGTTACAGAATGTTATAATGTTTCTGGCGACTATGATTTTATTTTGAAGGTATATGCGAGGGACATGAAACACTATCAGGATTTTGTTTTCAATAAACTCGGCTCAGTAGAAAGTATTGGGAGTACACACAGCACTTTCGTAATGGCCGAGATTAAAAATTCGCATAACATTAATTTTTAA
- a CDS encoding family 16 glycosylhydrolase, translating into MKNTVSILIAVLLLSCAKKNDVPEVPTLSQKTDPFLQKPLKPADFIHQMTPVFVDDFNGTTIDATKWAYRADGTVRGYATVSGNKTISLDGKGNLVIQTIKDTDGKYYVGQLCTDGKFAQKYGYFECRAKMQKSLGTHSSFWLQTNTMGSQPDNALAVGAEVDIFEYLKPNPNATYHTVHWGGYGATHKSESKIVPSETINDNNFHTFGLLWNNVEYVFFVDGTEVFRTSKGLSGISEYMILSTELTGFGGDYTKGVYPDEVVFDYVKTYQFK; encoded by the coding sequence ATGAAAAACACAGTTTCAATTTTAATCGCCGTTCTACTTTTATCCTGCGCCAAGAAAAATGATGTTCCCGAAGTACCAACGCTTTCGCAAAAAACGGATCCATTTCTCCAAAAACCTTTAAAACCAGCCGACTTTATTCACCAGATGACTCCTGTTTTTGTTGATGATTTTAACGGCACAACAATCGATGCAACGAAATGGGCTTACAGGGCTGATGGAACCGTAAGGGGATATGCTACTGTTTCGGGCAATAAAACCATTTCGCTTGATGGCAAAGGAAATCTGGTGATACAAACGATTAAAGATACTGATGGAAAATATTATGTTGGGCAACTGTGTACCGATGGTAAGTTTGCCCAGAAGTACGGTTATTTTGAATGCAGGGCTAAAATGCAAAAATCGCTTGGTACACACTCCTCTTTTTGGCTACAAACAAATACAATGGGTTCACAGCCAGATAATGCACTTGCAGTGGGTGCAGAAGTTGATATTTTTGAATACCTGAAGCCGAATCCAAACGCCACTTACCATACCGTACATTGGGGAGGCTACGGTGCAACCCACAAAAGCGAAAGTAAAATTGTACCCAGCGAAACCATTAACGACAATAATTTTCACACTTTTGGATTACTTTGGAACAACGTAGAATACGTCTTTTTTGTTGATGGAACCGAAGTATTCCGCACAAGTAAAGGCCTGTCGGGTATTTCAGAATACATGATCTTAAGTACCGAATTAACTGGTTTTGGCGGCGACTACACCAAGGGCGTATATCCCGACGAGGTTGTATTTGATTATGTTAAAACTTACCAGTTTAAATAG
- a CDS encoding alkaline phosphatase family protein: MKRIVALMALLWLSAGYVSAQENHVVLISIDGLRPEFYLDPQWGMINVRQAMQNGAYAEGVRGSFPTVTYPSHTTIVSGVLPAKHGIYYNTPVEPLGISGKWFWYYKDIKVPTIWTAAKDAGLTTAGVSWPVTVGAPITYNLPEYVILPQGKGEKKDEIKAMSLESNPKELFQEVQDYAVGKFNEEYGASVDFYTSDQNKSRMAAYILRRYKPAFLALHIALLDHFEHEQGRDGDKVRSAIVGADVAIKTIMDAVEASGMSKNTTFIITGDHGFVDIHTQFKPNVVLNKLGLYDDANKEGWKAYFQQSGGSAFLHLKDPNDKKSVEQVKKALSQLPEGIQRTFHVLDKEGIAKAQGDPTAVLALAANQGFSFGASATGDMLAPASGGTHGYLPTDFKEIQTGFVTFGKGIKAGAVLPLIGQEDIEPLIAKLLNLNLKTDGVLYPGILAPVKK; this comes from the coding sequence ATGAAACGAATAGTTGCCCTAATGGCCTTGTTGTGGCTTTCGGCGGGATATGTATCGGCACAAGAAAACCATGTGGTATTGATTAGTATAGATGGCTTACGCCCCGAATTTTATTTAGATCCGCAATGGGGCATGATTAATGTACGCCAGGCCATGCAAAACGGAGCATATGCAGAGGGCGTAAGGGGCAGTTTCCCAACGGTTACCTATCCTTCTCACACCACCATTGTAAGTGGTGTATTGCCAGCCAAACATGGTATTTATTATAACACACCTGTTGAACCGCTGGGCATTTCGGGCAAGTGGTTCTGGTATTACAAAGACATTAAAGTACCTACCATCTGGACAGCAGCTAAAGATGCAGGTTTAACAACCGCAGGGGTGAGCTGGCCGGTTACCGTTGGTGCGCCAATTACGTATAACCTGCCTGAGTATGTAATTCTTCCACAAGGTAAAGGAGAGAAAAAAGACGAGATTAAAGCCATGTCTTTGGAATCGAACCCTAAAGAGCTTTTTCAGGAAGTACAGGATTATGCGGTAGGTAAGTTTAACGAGGAATATGGTGCTTCGGTTGATTTTTATACCAGCGACCAGAATAAATCGCGCATGGCAGCCTATATTTTAAGAAGATATAAGCCAGCTTTCCTGGCATTGCACATTGCACTTTTAGATCACTTTGAACATGAGCAGGGCCGCGATGGAGATAAAGTAAGATCGGCTATCGTAGGGGCAGATGTGGCTATTAAAACCATTATGGATGCGGTAGAGGCATCGGGTATGAGCAAAAACACTACTTTCATCATTACCGGCGACCACGGTTTTGTTGATATCCACACACAGTTTAAACCTAATGTAGTACTAAACAAGCTTGGCCTTTACGATGATGCCAATAAAGAAGGCTGGAAAGCTTACTTTCAGCAAAGCGGTGGATCTGCCTTTTTACACCTTAAAGATCCAAACGATAAAAAAAGCGTAGAGCAGGTAAAAAAAGCATTAAGCCAGTTACCGGAAGGCATCCAAAGAACTTTCCACGTATTGGATAAAGAGGGGATTGCTAAAGCACAAGGCGATCCAACAGCTGTTTTAGCGCTTGCTGCAAATCAGGGTTTCAGCTTTGGAGCTTCGGCCACGGGCGATATGCTTGCTCCGGCCAGCGGTGGTACCCATGGCTACCTTCCAACTGATTTTAAAGAGATACAAACCGGTTTTGTCACTTTCGGTAAAGGAATAAAAGCAGGTGCTGTTTTGCCCTTAATTGGTCAGGAAGATATTGAACCTTTAATTGCAAAATTGCTTAACCTGAACCTAAAAACAGATGGCGTGTTATACCCGGGCATACTGGCTCCGGTAAAGAAATAA